The Pseudonocardia sp. EC080619-01 genome segment CGGGAACACGCCGGCCGCTCCGGCGCCGACGGCGAGCTCGCGGAATAGCCGGTCGTGGGTGTGCTCGTCGCCGAAGACCCACCCGGCCCCGTGGATGTAGAACACGACCGGCAGCGGGCCCTCGGCACCACGGGGCCGGATGATGCGGGTGCGGACGGTGCCCCACTCGCCGGCGTCGACCTCGACCCACTCCTCCTCGACGTCCGGGCGTTCGACGCCGTCGCCGCTCTGCAGGTCGGAGAGGATCTTGCGGCCTTCCTCGGGGGGAACCTCGTAGATCCGGGGGTGTGGATCGGTCAGATCGCAGAGTTCCTTCGCCTCGGGCTCGAGGTAGGGGGTGACGGGCGGTGGAAGGTCGGTCATGTCGTGACTCCGTTCCGTACGCTTGTCAACGGACGATAGCGATCAATGTGTGCACCGCTTACTTTGGACGCTAGCGCGACCGTCCGATGGCGTCAACGCGGAGTGGGTCCCCGGTCAGTTGGGCTGTGCGCTGAGCACGGCAATGAACGATGCGCGAACCTGCGCGGCAACGTGCTCCGTCGACGGACCGGCCAGCTTTCGGTCGAGATAGAGGCACGCCAGGCCGTGGACCAGTCCCCAGCCGCCGAGGGCGAGGTCGGTCGGGTCGGCGCGAGGGAACACGCCGGTGATCGCGGCGGCGAGAAGCTCGTGCACGTCGGCGGCGGCCTGCACCCGCTCGTCGTTCTCGTCGTCGCACTCGTTGCCGAACATCAGTCGGAACAGTGCGGGTCGGCGGAGGGCGAACTCGACGTAGGCGACGCCGAGGTCGGCAAGGTCCTCGACGGTGCTGGGCGGTTCACGCCCCGGGGTCAGATCGGCTTTCAGGTCGCGGAGGCCCTGGGCGGCGAGAGCGGACTCCAGGGCTTCCCGGTCGGGGAAATGCCGGTACGGCGCGGTCGGTGACACGCCCGCCCCTCGGGCCACGGCACGGATCGAGAACGACTCTCCGTGTTCGAGCATGCCCATGGCCGTGGTCAGCAGTGCGGCGCGCAGGTCGCCGTGGTGGTAGCTGCTCCTCTGGGTGGCGGGCATGCCGTGCGGTCCTCCTCGTGCTGGCAGATCTTCAGTATCCCGTCCGGCACACGCGGTCGGCATGCGGGGAATCTCGACTGCAGAGAGCGGTGGCCATGACGTGGGGCACTCGTCGCCGCCGCAATGTTGACACTGCTTACATCGGATCCTATCGTCGATGTGAGCAGTGCAGACATAACGGAGGTTGGCGATGGCGCAGTCGAGGGCGGACGCGGGGAGCGATCTGGTCGAGGTCGAGCTGGGAGGGCGGCCGGTCCGGGTGCCCAAGGGCGGGCTGTACGACACCTACCGCATGGACACCGATCTGGACGCTGCGGCGAGGGACCCACGGGTGCGCAGCGTGGACTTCTTCCGCGCGCTCCGGAAGACCGAGGTCCAGTCCCCGCTCGGTCCCACCCGAACCCCGAACTTCTACTACGCGATGTCCAGGGCCCAGCTCACCTATCTCGCACCGACGAAAGCCTTACGGTCCCGGCTCCCCGTCGAGCTCGATCCGCTGCAGGTCGCTCCCGGTGTCGGACTGTTCTCGGTGGTGTTCTTCCGGTACGACGTGTGCGACATCGACTTCTACACTGAGGCGACCGTCGGCATCGCCGTCCGCCCTGCCCACCACGGCAAGCTCGGCGCAGTCGACCTCCTCTCCTCGCTGGCCAACGACGCGATGCACGCCTACGTGCTCTCACTGCCGGTGAACACCGACATCGCACAGATCCGTGGACGTGACGGTTACGGATTCCCCAAGTGGGTCACGGACATCGATGTCGACATCGACGATCGTTGGACAGCGGCTCGGGTGGCCAACGACGACGGCGGCACCGACATCGCCATCGACGTCGCCACGCCGACGCAGCAGTCGGTCCCGAGCGGGCACAGAGTGTCGACGCTGACCTCGTACACGCGGCTGGGTGACGGCTGGAACGCGACGCTGAGCCAGACCAACATCCTGGCCACCGGCAGCGCTCTGTGGCCGCGCACCATCTCGCTGGAGCTGGGGTCGGGCCGGCTGAGCGACGACGTCCGCTCGCTCAGGCCCATCCGGGCCCTGCGATTCGACGTCGCCACCGAGGCCCAGAACGCACTCCACATTCCTGTGCCCGTCTCCGTCCCGGAGAGGGAGCCGAGGCCATGAGCAGCGTAGGCGCAGCGAACACATGCCGCCCCGCGGCCTGCGCTCGCACCCCCACCGGCGGAATGCGCCTCACTCGGCGTCCGTCCGCGTGAAGAAGCTCAGCCCGAACCCGAGGACGAAACCATGCAGACCATCCTGGGAGCCAACGGCCAGATCGGCGCTGAGCTCACCCGCTACCTTCACGACCACGTCACCGACGACATCCGCGTCGTCAGCCGCAAGCCCGCCAAGATCCATGAGACCGACGAGCCCGTTGCGGCGGACCTGATGGACGCCGAGGCCACGGCCGACGCCGTACGCGGCAGTGAGATCGCCTATCTCACCGTGGGACTGCCCATCGACTCGGCGCTGTGGGAGCAGCAGTTCCCCGTGATCATGGCGAACACGATCGCGGCCTGCCGTCAGCACGACACCAAGCTGGTGTTCTTCGACAACACCTACATGTACCCCCGCACCTCGCAGGTGCAGGTCGAGGACACGGCCTTCCAGCCGGTGGGCCGGAAGGCGATCGTGCGAGCGGCGATGGCGACCATGCTTCTGCGGGAGATGGACGCAGGCACCATCGAGGCCGTCATCTGTCGCGCCCCCGAGTTCTATGGGCCGGGGAAGACCCAGAGCCTGACCAAGTCGGCTGTGTTCGACCGGATCCGGCGCGGCAAGCGGCCGGTGGTCCCTGTCAGCGCCCATACCGAGCGGTCGCTGATCTGGACTCCTGACGCCAGCCGGGGGATGGGGCTGATCGGCAACACCCCCGACGCCTACGGGCAGACCTGGCACCTGCCGACAGACCCTGACCGCCTCACCTACGAGCAGATGATCGGCATCGCCTCCGACGTTGCCGGCCACCGCATCGGGTACACGACGGTCCCTGAGTCCGTGTTCAGGACTGGGGGTCTGTTCAACCGGTCGGTCAAGGAAGCCTCCGAGCTGCTCCCGCGCTACCGCGTCGACAATGTCTTCGACTCGTCGAAGTTCGCGACCCGGTTCCCCGAGTTCGCGGTCACGACCTACCGCGAGGGGGTCACCGCCATTCTCGGGTGATCGTCCAGCCCCAACCTTCGGCCCCGCGTGACGCGACTCGTGACACGAACATCCCGCTACCGCCGGTGTCGAAGGGGGTGGGTGGAGGCAGATTCGAACGATCGTTGCAGGTAGAGGGCTCGGGGACGTCTCGCACACTCTTTACACTCGAGCGGTCGCACGTTCGACCCTGTTGTGAGGCGTGGCCGGTGACGAGGTCGATGACCATGATCAGCCCGTCGGTGTCGGCGTGGGCTGGTCGCCGCGGCGGTGGGCCCTGGGACGGCGGGTGAGCTGCTCGCTCGGGAGAGCGTGGTGGGACCTGATGCGGCGCTGAGGTCGAACACGGGGGCGGCGAGGGCGGAGGTCAGGTGCGGTGACCGAGGACGGGGATGTGTGCCCATCCGGTGAGGGTGTTGTTGAGTTTGGGCGTCGGCGGCGCGCTCGGTTCGAGGCGGCTGAGGCGTGTCGTGAGAGCGGTGAGAACACTCTCGACCTCGAGGCGGGCGATGGGTTGGCCGATGCATTGGTGGATGCCCATGCCGAAGGCGACGTGGCCTGCGGCTTTGCGGGTGATGTCGAACCGGTCGGCGTCCGTGCCCCATCTGCGGGGGTCGCGGTTGGCCGCGCCGAGAAAGAGCAGGACCTTATGTCCTGCGGGGATGGTGGTGTCCTCGATCGTGACGTCGCGGGTGGTCGTGCGGAAGAACGTCTGGACCGGGCCGGAGTGGCGTAGGGCTTCGTCGAAGGCGAATTTCGCCAGCGCGGGGTTGTCGCGCAGCGCGGCCCATTGTTCGGGGTGGTGTGTCAGCGCGTGCATCGTGTTCGCGATGCCGTGGACGGTGGTGTCGACGCCGGCGGAGAGCAGGGACCGGACGAGCATGGGGGCCTGTTCCTGGGTGATCTGTCCGGCGTCGGCGGCCGCCCAGATGGAGGCGCCGAGCCCGTCGGGGGCGAGTGCGTGTCGTTGGCAGCTGTCCCAGATCCATCTCTGGACCGGAGCGGCCTCGGCCAGTGCCTTCTCGGTGCGTGCGTTGCGTGGTCCGAAGGCGTTGAAGGCCAGCGCGCCGTAGGGCAGCAGGTTCTCGCGGCCCTGCTTCGGGAGACCGACGATGTCGGGGAAGACCTGCAGGGGGTAGACCTCGGCGAGGTCGGTGACGATGTCGAACTCCTGGCGGGCTGCGAGTTTGTCGGCGATGGTGGCGGCGGTCTCGGCGAAGCCGGTCCGGAGCCGGCGGACGGTGCGCGGTGACACGACCGCGCTCATCGCGGTGCGCACCGCGGTGTGGTCCGGGGGGTCGGCCTCGAGCAGCAGGCTCGGGGGGCGCCAGGGCTTCTCGCGGTGGAAGTCCGCAAGGCCCGCGCCTCTGCCGGAGCAGAATGTGTCGTGGTCGATGAGGGCGGCGTGGACCTGCTCGTAGCGGCCCATCGCCCATACACCGTAGCGCTCGAGGTGGACGACGGGGCCGGCGTCCCGTAGTTGCCGGTGGAACGGGTAGGGGTCGGTCAGGATCTCGTCGCCGAACGGGTCGTCGTCGAGCGCCGGGGTGGGAGTCGTGGGGGGCATGGCGCAGCTCCGGTCAGAGGTCGAGGACGAGCCGGGCGGAGCAGGACCGGGATACACAGATCATCATCACGTCGCCGTCGGCCTGCTCGTCGTCGCTGAGCACGGAGTCGCGGTGGTCGGGGACGCCGTCGAGGACACCGGTCTCGCAGGTGCCGCAGGTGCCTTCCTGGCAGGACGAGAGCACCGGGATTCCGGCGTTCTCGACGACCTCGAGGATCGACCGGTCTGCGGGCACGGTGAGAGTGGCGCGGCTCTGGGAGAGCTCGACCTCGAAGGATTCGCGCGGGCCGTCGTCGGTCCCGGCCTTCGGGGCGAACCGTTCCAGGTGCAGTGCCCCGCGCGGCCAGCGGGTGCACTCCTGTTCGACCGCGGCCAGCAAGGGTTCGGGCCCGCAGCAGTAGACGGCGATGTCGTCGGCGGTCGCGCCGGGTTCGGCCAGGATGGTGGGGAGGTCGAGTAGCCCGGTCTCATCGGCCGGGCGGATCTCGACTCGGTCGGGGTAGCTCTGTTCGAGGTGTTCGCGGAACGCCATCGAGGTGCGGGTGCGGCCGCCGTAGACCAGGCGCCAGTCCGCGCCGGCGGCCTCGGCGCGGGCGATCATCGGTAGGAGCGGTGTGATGCCGATGCCGCCTGCGACGAATACGTACCGGCCGGCGGGGGTGAGCGGAAAGTGGTTGCGGGGACCGCGCACGTGCACGGTGTCACCTTCGGCGAGGGTGTCGTGCACGTAGGCCGAGCCGCCCCTGCCGTCCGGCTCTCGCAGGGCGGCGACCTGCAGGATCGAGCGTTCCGCCGGGTCGCCGCACAGAGAGTACTGCCGGGTGAGCTCGTCGGTGAGTACGAGGTCGAGGTGCGCGCCCGCTTCCCAGACGGGGAGCTCGGCGCCGTCGGTGCTGCGCAGGGTGAGCCGGACGACGCCGTCGGCCACGGTCTCCTTCTTGTCGAGCACCAGGTCGAGTTCGTCGTCGTGGACGTCGGTCCTCATGGAGATCGTTCCCTCGTGGGTCAGGCCGGTGTGGACGCCGGCTCGCGATCGGATGCGGGGGCGGGCCCCGCGTCGGTATTCGCGCCCGGCGGGGGCCGGTGGTCGTCGGGATGGCCGAGCAGCCACTCCCACAGCTCGACCGGGTCGTCGAAGAACCGGTCGGCGCCGCAGTGGCACACGGCGTGCAGCAGGTCGGTGCCCAGCACCCAGTGGATGCGGTGGACCCGCTCGCCGCCGAGGACCGGCGGCGCCTGCGGGATGGCGGACGCGGTGGCGTCGCGGCTCATCGGACCGGTGCCGCCGGGGCGTTGCGAGGGGTCTCGCCCGCCATACGGGCGAGCATCCGACGGCCGGCCAGGCCGCCGGTGTCGATGTTGATCGACAGCTCCTGGTAGCCCTCGGGCTCGTCCTGGATCACTTTCTCGAGAATGTCGAGTGCGACGACGTCCTGTAGCACGACGGTCCGGTTGTTCTCCGCGAGGAACGTCGAGACCTGCGGGGAGTCGAGCGCGAAGTCGCGGGCGACCATCCAGAAGTCGTGTGTGGTGTGCTCGGTCTCGGGAGTGATCGCGTAGACGACTTCGATGTGGAAGGCGTCGGGGTCGGTGCCGTCCGGGTTCGGGATCGATCCGACCGGCGCGATACGGCTGTGCAGCTTGTACAGACACGGCGGGGTGTACTCGATGTCCTGCCACCGGGCGATGTGGCCGTGCAGGCCGGTCGAGGAGGAGTAGAACGGCGGACATTGGGCGTCGTCCATGTGCCGGGAGACGTAGACGATGCCCGCGTCGTCGTCGACCTCGGTGGTGATCGGGGTCGAGGCCACTTCGGGGGTGCCGATGTAGCCGCCGTGCAGGTAGGTCTCGTGCGAGAGGTCGAGCAGGTTGTTGACCAGCAGGGAGAATCGTGCGGCCAGCGGCTCCATGCCGCGCACGGTGGTGTAGTCCGGCGAGTCGAGGTAGCGGGCCCGTGGGATGCGGGTCTCGTCGGCCAGGGCGGTGTCGCCGATCCAGATCCAGACCAGGGAGTCCTGCTCGACGACCGGGTAGGGGGTCAGCCGCGCGGTCCGGGGCACCCGGGTCTGGCCCGGCACGGCCACGCAGCGGCCGTCGGCGGCGTAGGTGAACCCGTGGTAGCCGCAGACCACGTTGCCCTCGACCAGCCGCGACGGTGCTTGAGACAGCGGGAAGCGGCGGTGCACGCAGCGGTCGGAGTTCGCGACGACGGCTCCTTCGGGGGTGCGCCAGAACAGGATCGGCTCGTTGCAGACGGTGCGGGCGAACAGCTCGTGGTCGATCTCGGTGCTGTAGGCCGCGACGTACCACTGGTTGCGCGGGATCGTGCTCACGACGGGGCTCCTTCGGCTCGCAGGGTGGTGGATGCTGCGCTGCCGGCGGTGGGCGGAGCGACCGGTCGGGTGCGCAGTAGGAACAGCAGTGCGGCCGCGACGACGAAGACCACGCCGAACAGCACGTACAGGTGTTGCGGGGTCCAGCCGCCGTCGAGCAGCGCCCCGGCGGCGGTCGGCGCGAGGATCGCCCCGGCCCGCCCGATGGCGAGGCCGGTGCCGACACCGGTGGTCCGCACGGCCGGGTCGTACACGGTCGGGGTGAGGGCGTAGAGGCCCGCGACGCAGCCGTTGACGAAGACGCCGATCACCGCGGCGACCGTGAACGCGGCGACCAGCGATGACGTGGTGCCGATGAACACTGTCAGCAGGACCCCGGTCGCGACCAGGTAGGTCGCCAGCACGGTGCGCAGGGCGAACCGGGCGGCCAGCAGGCCCAGTAGTGCTGCACCGAAGATGCCACCGACGTTGAGCACCGTGCCGCCGGCGATGCCGGCGGTGGGGGACAGGCCCGCCTCGGTCAGCAGGGTCGGCGTCCAGCTCGTGACGAAGTAGAAGCCCGCCATGATGCAGAAGAACACGGGCCAGAGCACCAGCGTCGTGCGCCGCAGCCGCGGTGTCAGCAGCTCCCGGTACCCGGCTCCGACACCGCGAGGGGCGGCGGGGAGCTCCGGCAGCGTGGCCAGCGGGGCCAGGCGCATCCGGCGGAGGAGTGTGTTGACCCGGTCGAGGGCTCCGGCCGGGCGGCGGGTCACGAGGAAGTCCAGCGACTCGGGCAGCCGCCACCACACCAGCGGGATCGCGGCGACGGTGGCCAGACCTCCGACGAGGAACACCGACCGCCAGCCGAGCCCTCCGATCAGCAACGCAGCGAGCAGTCCGCCGAGCGTCGCACCCAGCGCGTAGCCGGTGGAGTTGAGGCTCACTGCAAGCCCGCGCCAGCGGTGGGAGGCGTACTCGGCTGCGATCACGTTCGTGGTGGCCAGCAGCCCTCCGATGCCCAGGCCGGTGATCGTGCGCAGTACGCCGAGCTGTCCTGCCGACTGGCTGGCGGCGGAGAGCAGCATCGCGATGCCGGCCACGGCGAGGCACCCGAGGACCATCGGACGTCTGCCGAGCCGGTCGGCCCAGGGGGCGAGGAACATCGAGCCGACGGCCATGCCGATCAGCCCGGCGGACAGCAACAGCCCGAGCTGGGCGCCGTTGAGGCCCCACTCGGCGGCGACGGACTTGCCGGTGAAGGCCATGACGAGCACGTCGAACCCGTCCAGCATGTTGAGCAGGACACAGATCGCGACCGCGGACCACTGGAAGCGCGACATCGGGCGCTCGTCGATCAGGTCGCTGACGGTGGCGCTCATGGGCGGGTTGCCGTCAGATCGGGAACAGGAAGATCACACATCGCAGCACTCCGTTGTCGACTGCTCGGCCCGTAGGTGGTGGTCGGGCGGCGCTCCGGGGCCGTCCCCGGCGCGCAAGCAGGATGGGAGCCTGCGTGGTCCGCGGCGTAGCGGACTTCCGTAAAATGGAAGCCGGGATCAGTATGGTTTCGCCAGGGCCCGCCCGATGGCTCGTGCACTGGTGCGGACAAGCGGCACGATCGCGTGTGGTGACGCCGTGCCGTGCCGGATGACGAGCGAGACCGCGGCGGCGACGTGACCGCGGTGGTCCTGAACGGGTGCACCCACCGACAGCGAGTCCATCGTGACCTGGCGGTCGCTGATGGAGAAGCCGTTGGTCCGGACGTCGGCGAGCATGTTGCGCAGCCGGCTCGGGTCGGTGACGGTCCGCTGGGTGTAGCGCTCGATGTGGCCGCTCAGCACGTCGTCCTGCACCTCGGTGGGGGCGTGCGCGAGCAGGACGAGACCGACGCCGGTGGCGGTGAGTGCGAACCGGCCACCGGCACGGGTGAGCACGGGCACGGCGCCGGTGCCGGCGATGCGCTCGACGAACACGACGTCGCGCACCGCGAGCTGCACGTTCTCTCGGGTGATCTGGGAGAGGTCCTCGAGGAAGGGGAGCGCTCGTTCACGCAGGCCCTGGCCACGCGGCGCGAGCGCCCCGAGTTCCCAGAGGCGCAGGCCGATCCGGTAGCCGCCGCTTTCGTCGCGTTCGAGGGCACCCCAGACGACGAGTTCGGCGATCAGACGGTGCGCGGTCGACAGCGGCATGTCGGCGAGTGAGGCGAGCTGGCTGAGGTTCAGGACGGGGCGTGTGGCCGTGAAGGCGTCGAGGATGGAGAGGGCTCGAGTGAGGACCGGTCCGGTCGGTCCGGCAGGTCGACCCCGTCTCGGCATGACGTCCCCGATCTGTCGTCGTCGCAGCCGGCCTGTCCCTGGGCCGGTGGGTGGGGAGGCGTCGGGGCCTCGCGTGCCCCATCGAATCGACCGTCCTGGCCCGGGGCGCGACGGCCTCCACTTCCGTCGCGCGAACTGTGCCGTTGGTGGCTTCTGTGGCTTCGACGGAGCTAACCACTCCGTCGCGAGGTCGACAACGATCGCATCGCCTGGTCGCCGGGATGAATGTAATCGACGAGCAGTTCGAGTTCTGTGTCGCACGCGGTCTCGCCCCAGCCTCGTCCGCGGAGGTGATGTCGTAGAGGAGTCGCGGCGACCCTGTGTAGGCGAGCTCGACAGCCTGCGGCCCGGGCTGGCGCGCGATCCAGCCGTCCGCCGATTTGCCGCCACATTGTTCGTGCTTACGGCAGCACTTGGCGCTTGGAACCGGTCGGTCCGCGTGGCCCTGCACGGATGGGATCTGGACCGGGCCGACGTGGCGGCCCATCCGGGCACGCCGACCAGCGCCCCGACCCTGGGCGATTCACCCACCGTGCCCGACAAGCACAGGAGCGACAGTGTGCTCGCCACCCGGTCTGGCGAGCACCGGACGCCGTTGCAGGCTCAGCGGTGGCGGCGGCTGGGCGTCGGCCGGCCGTGTTGGTGTCGGGGTGGTCAGGTGGCGGCGGCCGGTCGCCAGACTGTCGACGGGCTTCCACGGCGTCGTCGGTGAGGCATGCGGCGAGTAGGTCCCGTCCGGTGTGAACGCCGGCGAGGAGGAGAGCAGTCCGTCGAATTCGAGTATCTCGACAGCCCGCAGAGGCTCACCGCGGGGGCGGCCGAGGCAGCAGGTCCGGCGTTGTCCGTCGAGTTCGCCGAGGCGGCCCCGTTCGCCGGCCGGCTGGTGGTCACCGCGCTTCGCCCGGGCACTCGTCTGCCGATTGTCACCGACGGCGTCCCGGACGCCGCACCCGGCGATCCGCTCAGGGGCCCGATGCCCGATCGGTTCTTCGACCCCGTCTCGACCCCGTCATCGGAGGGCGGATCGCTTCGTGAGGCTGGTGCTGGCCCGCCCCTGCGAGACGATCTGGAACGCGGGGAGCCGGTGGCCGGGTGACGCCGACATCGCGATGCCGGATCGCGGCCGTGCGTGCGCACCCTGCGGCCGGTCCTGGTCAGCTGTCGGCCCGGCCATGTCGTGGTCTCGCCGCTCGGGCGTACCCGCGAGATCGGCCGCGTTGCCCTCCTAACGGTGCTGACGCCCGCTGGCAGGTGGCGTATCTGGGGGAGTGGACCGGACGGCTGGTGGCGGAGCTGCCCGTCGAGCAGTATGGGGAGTGGCGTGTGAGGCGGGCGGAGCCCCCGGGCGGGAAGTCGTTTCTCGGAGCTGATCGACCGAGTGCCCGCCGGGCTTGTCGATCTGCCCGGGGTGGGTACGACCGTCGTGGTCACCCACGGCCGCCCGATCCGGGTGGTTCCGAGTCACCTGCTCGGGCTGGCCCCGGACGGGAGCGTGCCGGTCGTCGCGGCGACGCCGACCGTTGTCGACCGGTCGTGGCTGGCCGACCTGGCGGTGGGGCACGAAGTGGATCCTGTCGCGTGACGATGGTGTCGTCGCGGGCGGTCGTGAAGGGCGGGCGCCCTGGCCTGGGGCGGGGTCGTCGGGTGGGAGGTTTCGGGGGGACGGTGTTCGGTCGCGTCTGCTCGTCGCCGCGGCCGGTCTCGGTGCTCGATCCGAGTCGGCCGTCCGCGTGTCGGCGCCGAGGTCTTTCAGCACGGTGATTGACTACGGCGCTGC includes the following:
- a CDS encoding cytochrome P450, producing the protein MPPTTPTPALDDDPFGDEILTDPYPFHRQLRDAGPVVHLERYGVWAMGRYEQVHAALIDHDTFCSGRGAGLADFHREKPWRPPSLLLEADPPDHTAVRTAMSAVVSPRTVRRLRTGFAETAATIADKLAARQEFDIVTDLAEVYPLQVFPDIVGLPKQGRENLLPYGALAFNAFGPRNARTEKALAEAAPVQRWIWDSCQRHALAPDGLGASIWAAADAGQITQEQAPMLVRSLLSAGVDTTVHGIANTMHALTHHPEQWAALRDNPALAKFAFDEALRHSGPVQTFFRTTTRDVTIEDTTIPAGHKVLLFLGAANRDPRRWGTDADRFDITRKAAGHVAFGMGIHQCIGQPIARLEVESVLTALTTRLSRLEPSAPPTPKLNNTLTGWAHIPVLGHRT
- a CDS encoding IclR family transcriptional regulator; this encodes MPRRGRPAGPTGPVLTRALSILDAFTATRPVLNLSQLASLADMPLSTAHRLIAELVVWGALERDESGGYRIGLRLWELGALAPRGQGLRERALPFLEDLSQITRENVQLAVRDVVFVERIAGTGAVPVLTRAGGRFALTATGVGLVLLAHAPTEVQDDVLSGHIERYTQRTVTDPSRLRNMLADVRTNGFSISDRQVTMDSLSVGAPVQDHRGHVAAAVSLVIRHGTASPHAIVPLVRTSARAIGRALAKPY
- a CDS encoding NAD-dependent epimerase/dehydratase family protein — its product is MQTILGANGQIGAELTRYLHDHVTDDIRVVSRKPAKIHETDEPVAADLMDAEATADAVRGSEIAYLTVGLPIDSALWEQQFPVIMANTIAACRQHDTKLVFFDNTYMYPRTSQVQVEDTAFQPVGRKAIVRAAMATMLLREMDAGTIEAVICRAPEFYGPGKTQSLTKSAVFDRIRRGKRPVVPVSAHTERSLIWTPDASRGMGLIGNTPDAYGQTWHLPTDPDRLTYEQMIGIASDVAGHRIGYTTVPESVFRTGGLFNRSVKEASELLPRYRVDNVFDSSKFATRFPEFAVTTYREGVTAILG
- a CDS encoding PDR/VanB family oxidoreductase; the encoded protein is MRTDVHDDELDLVLDKKETVADGVVRLTLRSTDGAELPVWEAGAHLDLVLTDELTRQYSLCGDPAERSILQVAALREPDGRGGSAYVHDTLAEGDTVHVRGPRNHFPLTPAGRYVFVAGGIGITPLLPMIARAEAAGADWRLVYGGRTRTSMAFREHLEQSYPDRVEIRPADETGLLDLPTILAEPGATADDIAVYCCGPEPLLAAVEQECTRWPRGALHLERFAPKAGTDDGPRESFEVELSQSRATLTVPADRSILEVVENAGIPVLSSCQEGTCGTCETGVLDGVPDHRDSVLSDDEQADGDVMMICVSRSCSARLVLDL
- a CDS encoding MFS transporter; this translates as MSATVSDLIDERPMSRFQWSAVAICVLLNMLDGFDVLVMAFTGKSVAAEWGLNGAQLGLLLSAGLIGMAVGSMFLAPWADRLGRRPMVLGCLAVAGIAMLLSAASQSAGQLGVLRTITGLGIGGLLATTNVIAAEYASHRWRGLAVSLNSTGYALGATLGGLLAALLIGGLGWRSVFLVGGLATVAAIPLVWWRLPESLDFLVTRRPAGALDRVNTLLRRMRLAPLATLPELPAAPRGVGAGYRELLTPRLRRTTLVLWPVFFCIMAGFYFVTSWTPTLLTEAGLSPTAGIAGGTVLNVGGIFGAALLGLLAARFALRTVLATYLVATGVLLTVFIGTTSSLVAAFTVAAVIGVFVNGCVAGLYALTPTVYDPAVRTTGVGTGLAIGRAGAILAPTAAGALLDGGWTPQHLYVLFGVVFVVAAALLFLLRTRPVAPPTAGSAASTTLRAEGAPS
- a CDS encoding aromatic ring-hydroxylating dioxygenase subunit alpha, giving the protein MSTIPRNQWYVAAYSTEIDHELFARTVCNEPILFWRTPEGAVVANSDRCVHRRFPLSQAPSRLVEGNVVCGYHGFTYAADGRCVAVPGQTRVPRTARLTPYPVVEQDSLVWIWIGDTALADETRIPRARYLDSPDYTTVRGMEPLAARFSLLVNNLLDLSHETYLHGGYIGTPEVASTPITTEVDDDAGIVYVSRHMDDAQCPPFYSSSTGLHGHIARWQDIEYTPPCLYKLHSRIAPVGSIPNPDGTDPDAFHIEVVYAITPETEHTTHDFWMVARDFALDSPQVSTFLAENNRTVVLQDVVALDILEKVIQDEPEGYQELSINIDTGGLAGRRMLARMAGETPRNAPAAPVR
- a CDS encoding TetR/AcrR family transcriptional regulator, with the protein product MPATQRSSYHHGDLRAALLTTAMGMLEHGESFSIRAVARGAGVSPTAPYRHFPDREALESALAAQGLRDLKADLTPGREPPSTVEDLADLGVAYVEFALRRPALFRLMFGNECDDENDERVQAAADVHELLAAAITGVFPRADPTDLALGGWGLVHGLACLYLDRKLAGPSTEHVAAQVRASFIAVLSAQPN
- a CDS encoding acetoacetate decarboxylase family protein; its protein translation is MAQSRADAGSDLVEVELGGRPVRVPKGGLYDTYRMDTDLDAAARDPRVRSVDFFRALRKTEVQSPLGPTRTPNFYYAMSRAQLTYLAPTKALRSRLPVELDPLQVAPGVGLFSVVFFRYDVCDIDFYTEATVGIAVRPAHHGKLGAVDLLSSLANDAMHAYVLSLPVNTDIAQIRGRDGYGFPKWVTDIDVDIDDRWTAARVANDDGGTDIAIDVATPTQQSVPSGHRVSTLTSYTRLGDGWNATLSQTNILATGSALWPRTISLELGSGRLSDDVRSLRPIRALRFDVATEAQNALHIPVPVSVPEREPRP